The following is a genomic window from Desulfomicrobium escambiense DSM 10707.
CCATGCTCATGGGCGACGTGGCCAAGGCCGAGGCGACCCTCAATTCCCTGCGGGCGGCAGGCGGGACCTTCTTCCTCGACGACTTCGGGACGGGCTACTCCTCCCTGTCGTACCTCAAGCGCCTGCCCATCGACGGGCTCAAGATCGACCGCTCCTTCATCCGCGACATCACCGAGGACCAGGACAGCCTGGCCATCGTCACGGCCATCGTGTCCATGGCCCGGACCCTCAACCTGCGCATCGTGGCCGAAGGCGTGGAGACCGAGGCCCAGCGCCGCATCCTGGCCGGCCTGGGCCCCATGACGATGCAGGGCTATCTGGCCAGCCGGCCCGTGCCGGCCGCTGAATGCGAAAAGCTCCTGGCCCGCGGCGCGCTGCTGCCGGCCCTGGCGTCCTGAATCTCACCGCGACCGAATCCGCCGCATAACGAAAAGGCCCCTGCGAGGACGCGGCGCGTCCTCGCAGGGGCCCGTTTTTTCGCACGCACCCGGGGCGCTATATTCTGAACTTTCCGACCATGGCGTTCAGGTCGCGGGCCAGGCCGCTCAGACCCTCGGAGCTTTGCTGCACGGCTTCGGCCGAAGAGGCGATGTCGCCCGAGGCGGCGTTGACGGAGGCCACTTCCCTGGCGATGTCGCGGGTCACGGTGTCGGCCTGGGACACGTTGGTGTTGACCTCCTGCACGCCCTGGGCGGCCTGTCCGACGTTGTCGGCTATGTCGCGCGTGGTCACGGACTGCTCCTCCACGGCCGCGGCGATGCTGCCGACGATGGCGTCGACCTCGTCGATGACCTGGGTGACCTGCTGAATCTCCGAAACCGTCACGCCCGTGGCGCCCTGAATGCCCTGGATCTTGTCCCTGATCTCCTCCGTGGCCCTGGCGGTCTGCTGGGCCAGCTCCTTGATCTCGTTGGCCACCACTGCGAAGCCGCGGCCGGCCTCGCCCGCCCTGGCCGCCTCGATGGTCGCGTTCAGGGCCAGGAGGTTGGTCTGGGACGAGATGGCCGTGATGGCCTCGGTGACCTTGCCGATTTCCTGGGCGGCCGCGCCCAGTTCATTCACGCGGCGTGAGGCCTCGCCGGCCTTGCCCACGGCGTGTCCGGTGATCTCCTTGGCCTTGGAGGCGTTCTGGGAGATCTCGGAGATGGTCGCGGTCATTTCCTCCGAAGCCGAGGCCACGGTGGAGATGTTGGTCGAGAACTCCTCCATGGCCGAGGCCACGGAGTTCATGTTCGAGCTCATCTGCTCGGTGGCGGCGGCGACGGTGGTGGACTTGGAGGTCATGTCCCCCGAGGCCCGGCGCAGCTGCGTGGCCAGTCCGAGCAGGCCCTGGGAGGCCTGGTTCAGCTGGTTCGAATTGCCGACCACCTCGCGGATGATGCCGTGGACCTGCTCGACGAAGGTGTTGAACCATTCGGCCAGCTCCTGGGTCTCTGTGCCGGAGGTGTCCTTGAGGCGCGCCGTGAGGTCGCCCTCGCCCTCGGCGATGTCCTTGAGCATCCCGATCATGCGTTTCAGCGGGGTGATGATGGAGCGGATGAGGAAGATCGTCAGGGGCAGGATGAGGAAGGCGAAGCCCGCGCCGATGAAGGACAGGGCGATGGTCAGGGACCGCGCGGCCGCGGCCTCCAAGTCGGCGGCCACCGCGGCCTGGGCCTCGGCGATGTTGTCGATGTACACGCCCGTGCCGATCCACATGTCCGTGCCGGGGATCATGACGGCGTAGCTGAGCTTGGGCTGGTCGCCCTTGTTGGGCTTGGCGAAGACGTACTCGACGAAACCTCCCCCGGCCTGGGCCTGCTTCTGCAGCTCCTGGACGAAAAGGATTCCGCCCACGTCCTTGCTTCCTCCCATGTCCTTGCCTTCGGATTCGGGCTTGGGCGGCAGCACCCGGCACACGGTGCCCTGGTAGACGAAGAAGTAGCCGGACTTGTCCGCTTCGAAGCGGATGTCGCCGATGAGCTTCTTGATGATGCCAATGCGCCGGTCGTTGTCGCTCTCGCCCTGGATGGCCGCGCCGATGCTCGTGGCCATGTTCTTCGTGGCGACCATGATCTTGGCGCGGGCGTCCTCGTTCATGATGCGACCCACGGTGGCGATCATGTCCTCCTTGGTGCCGCGCGCCTGGAAGATGAAGAAGGTCACCACGGCGCCCATGAAAAGCAGCATGATGCCGGTCAGGAACAACAGCCGGTTGCGGATTCCGAAGCGAATGCCCATGGTGTGCCTCCTCATGGATGGTGCGTGGTTTTCGTCTTTCTCGATGTTCAAGGCTCCTGCGGAAAAACGCGTCTTCCGGACACTGCGCCAGCCCTGCCTCGACTGCCTGAACGCTGTTCAAGCCTGTCTTCGGGATTTGGAGCGGAGCTTGTCTGACAATATATCCGATCAGCCGAAAAAAACAAGAAAATGTATGACATGCCGGCGTTCCCAGAGCGGGGCCGGAAGGGGTGAAGGCGGTGCGGTTGGTCAGGGCGCGTCGGCCTGATGGTTTTTGCGTCCGTACATGGACAAGTCGGCCAGGCGCAGGAGCGTAGCCATGTCCTGGGGCGACTGCGGATCAAAGCCCACGCAGCCATGGGTGATGCCCATGGCGTAGGGCAGGCGTCCCTCGCGGTTGATGTCCCGGATGCGCTCGTCCACCTGGTTCCAGACCCGATTGGCTTCGACCTGGCCGCAGCCCGGGAAGACGACGACAAACTCGTCGCCTCCGACGCGGTAGATCTCGTCGCTGGAACGGATCGAGGAGCGCAGGACGGCCACAACCTCCTTGAGGTAGGTGTCCCCGTGCAGATGGCCGTGGGTGTCGTTGACGTGCTTGAGCTTGTCCACGTCCACGAAGCAGAGCATGAATCGCTCCCCGCGCTCCGTGGACGAGGCGATCGTGCGCGGCATCTCCGACTCGAAGGCTGCGCGCGTGAAGGCCCCGGTCAGGGGATCGATGCGCACCGTGCGCTCCAGGTGGCGGCGTTTGCGCCGCTGCCAGCCGTAAAAGCCGAGGAAGGCCATCAGGAGCAGGACGATGATGGCCATGAGGATCACGATGGTCCAGACGGCCCGGGTGTAGCGGGCCGATTCCGCGTCGTCGTTGATGAGAACGGCGTCCTGGGGCAGCGGGCGGCGATTCAGGCCGAAGCGCCGCATGACGCCGGCGTCGAAGATGAGGCTTTTGGGGCTTTCCACGATGACGGGCAGGTCGCGGGCGCTCTTGCCGGACAGGATTTGCCGGGCCAGGGAGCCGGCCGACAGCCCCTGATGGTACCCGCTGGTCACGACGCCGCCCACGGTCCCCGCCCCGAGGTAGAAGTCCCAGAAGGAGAAGACCGGCACGGGGCTGACTCCGACGATTTTCGCGCAGCTTTCATCGTAGGTGAAGGTGTTGCCGTCCTTGTCCCGGTTCATGCTCATGAGCAGGATGATGGCGTCGGGAGGCAGGGATGCCAGCCGTTCCAGCAGGCGGGTCATGGACATGTTCTGAAGCATTTCCACCCGCAACCGTTCGGGCAGGAGGGGGCGCACCTCCTCGAAGCGCTTCAGGTTGCCCAGGCCCGTGGGCGTGGCGTCGTTGATGACGACGAGGTGCCGGGCGCCCGGCACCAGATCCGTCGCGGCCTTCACGGTGCCGACGATGTCGTAGGATTCGAGCACCCCGGTGATGTTCTCGGCGGCCATGGCCGG
Proteins encoded in this region:
- a CDS encoding methyl-accepting chemotaxis protein; the encoded protein is MGIRFGIRNRLLFLTGIMLLFMGAVVTFFIFQARGTKEDMIATVGRIMNEDARAKIMVATKNMATSIGAAIQGESDNDRRIGIIKKLIGDIRFEADKSGYFFVYQGTVCRVLPPKPESEGKDMGGSKDVGGILFVQELQKQAQAGGGFVEYVFAKPNKGDQPKLSYAVMIPGTDMWIGTGVYIDNIAEAQAAVAADLEAAAARSLTIALSFIGAGFAFLILPLTIFLIRSIITPLKRMIGMLKDIAEGEGDLTARLKDTSGTETQELAEWFNTFVEQVHGIIREVVGNSNQLNQASQGLLGLATQLRRASGDMTSKSTTVAAATEQMSSNMNSVASAMEEFSTNISTVASASEEMTATISEISQNASKAKEITGHAVGKAGEASRRVNELGAAAQEIGKVTEAITAISSQTNLLALNATIEAARAGEAGRGFAVVANEIKELAQQTARATEEIRDKIQGIQGATGVTVSEIQQVTQVIDEVDAIVGSIAAAVEEQSVTTRDIADNVGQAAQGVQEVNTNVSQADTVTRDIAREVASVNAASGDIASSAEAVQQSSEGLSGLARDLNAMVGKFRI